A single genomic interval of Ramlibacter sp. harbors:
- the gtdA gene encoding gentisate 1,2-dioxygenase translates to MNAPLNTTALREQLYKDMSPLNLTPLWEVLHALVPPQPASPCVPALWKYEQVRPFLMRSGEAITAEEAVRRVLILENPALRGQSAVTQSLYAGLQLILPGEVAPSHRHTQSALRFIVEGQGAYTAVDGERTTMHPGDFIITPSWTWHDHGSEAQGPVVWLDGLDIPMLRFFDAGFAENGDARSQAVSRAEGASFARYGHNMAPVRHDAPFGATSPIFSYPYARSREALDTLERDAPVDPWDGVKLRYVNPQTGGSPMPTMATFMQKLPAGFAGQGWRQTDGAVYSVVDGQGEVDIEHAGAHHTFAFGPRDHFVIPSWHTARLRSAGGCVLFSYSDRPVHQALGIHKEERLS, encoded by the coding sequence ATGAATGCCCCGCTGAACACCACCGCGCTGCGCGAGCAGCTGTACAAGGACATGTCGCCCCTGAACCTGACCCCGCTGTGGGAGGTGTTGCATGCCCTGGTACCCCCACAGCCCGCGTCCCCCTGCGTTCCCGCGCTATGGAAATATGAGCAGGTCAGGCCCTTCCTGATGCGATCTGGCGAGGCCATCACCGCCGAGGAAGCGGTAAGGCGCGTGCTGATCCTCGAGAACCCGGCGCTGCGCGGACAGTCGGCCGTCACGCAGTCGCTGTACGCGGGCCTGCAGCTGATCCTGCCGGGCGAGGTGGCGCCCAGCCACCGCCACACGCAAAGCGCACTGCGCTTCATCGTGGAGGGCCAGGGCGCCTACACCGCGGTGGATGGCGAGCGCACCACCATGCACCCGGGCGACTTCATCATCACGCCGAGCTGGACCTGGCACGACCATGGCTCCGAAGCCCAGGGGCCCGTGGTCTGGCTCGACGGCCTGGACATCCCGATGCTGCGCTTTTTCGACGCCGGCTTCGCCGAGAACGGGGACGCCAGATCGCAGGCCGTCTCGCGCGCCGAGGGGGCCAGCTTTGCCCGCTATGGCCACAACATGGCGCCAGTGCGCCACGATGCGCCTTTTGGCGCGACGTCGCCGATTTTCAGCTACCCCTATGCGCGCAGCCGCGAGGCCCTGGACACGCTGGAGCGCGACGCGCCGGTTGACCCGTGGGACGGCGTGAAGCTGCGCTACGTGAACCCGCAGACCGGCGGCTCGCCGATGCCGACCATGGCCACATTCATGCAGAAGCTGCCCGCCGGCTTTGCAGGCCAGGGCTGGCGCCAGACCGACGGCGCGGTCTACAGCGTGGTGGACGGCCAGGGCGAGGTGGACATCGAGCACGCCGGTGCCCACCATACCTTCGCATTTGGCCCGCGCGACCATTTCGTGATCCCGTCATGGCACACTGCCCGCCTGCGTTCAGCCGGTGGTTGCGTGCTGTTCAGTTACTCCGACCGCCCGGTGCACCAGGCACTGGGCATTCACAAAGAAGAAAGGCTGTCATGA
- a CDS encoding TRAP transporter substrate-binding protein: MIQRRTLLKTSAAVALGAPGLSGLAQQSVTLKFHTFMAPLSNVWLSMHKPWMDKVEKESGGRIKFEAYPAMQLGGSPAQLYDQAKDGVVDIVWTLPGNTAGRFPRIEAFELPFMMNNAEATSKAYWEYTQTMAPDEFKDTHVIALHVHGPGMFHSKDKLIKTPADLKGMKVRGPTRQVTKMLASVGATPVGMPLPAITDALSKGTIEACVIPWEVVPSIKVNELCKFHSEFPANEPALYTTTFVMAMNKPKYESLAPDLKKVIDNNSGMATSAWLGKVQQSNDPNGRKSASDRGNTIYQITPADSAEFRKLSSRIDEEWVADMNKRNFDGKKLLETAKALIAKHGKA; encoded by the coding sequence ATGATCCAACGTCGCACTCTTCTCAAGACCTCGGCCGCCGTGGCTCTGGGCGCCCCGGGCCTCAGCGGGCTGGCGCAGCAGTCGGTCACCCTCAAGTTCCACACCTTCATGGCCCCGTTGTCCAACGTGTGGCTGTCGATGCACAAGCCCTGGATGGACAAGGTCGAGAAGGAGTCCGGCGGCCGCATCAAGTTCGAGGCCTACCCTGCCATGCAGTTGGGCGGCAGCCCGGCGCAGCTGTATGACCAGGCCAAGGATGGCGTGGTCGACATCGTCTGGACCCTGCCGGGCAACACGGCGGGCCGCTTCCCGCGCATCGAGGCCTTCGAGCTGCCGTTCATGATGAACAACGCCGAAGCGACCTCCAAGGCCTATTGGGAGTACACCCAGACCATGGCCCCGGACGAGTTCAAGGACACCCATGTCATTGCACTTCACGTGCATGGCCCCGGCATGTTCCATTCCAAGGACAAGCTGATCAAGACGCCGGCCGACCTCAAGGGCATGAAAGTGCGTGGCCCGACCCGCCAGGTCACCAAGATGCTGGCATCGGTGGGTGCCACGCCGGTCGGCATGCCGCTGCCCGCGATCACCGACGCGCTGTCCAAGGGCACGATCGAAGCCTGCGTGATCCCCTGGGAAGTGGTGCCGTCGATCAAGGTCAACGAGCTGTGCAAGTTTCACAGCGAATTCCCGGCCAACGAGCCGGCGCTGTACACCACCACCTTCGTGATGGCCATGAACAAGCCCAAGTACGAGTCGCTGGCCCCTGACCTCAAAAAGGTCATCGACAACAACTCCGGCATGGCCACCTCGGCCTGGCTGGGCAAGGTGCAGCAGAGCAACGACCCGAACGGCCGCAAGAGCGCCTCGGACCGCGGCAACACCATCTACCAGATCACGCCGGCCGATTCCGCGGAATTCCGCAAGCTGTCCAGCCGCATCGACGAGGAGTGGGTGGCCGACATGAACAAGCGCAATTTCGACGGCAAGAAGCTGCTCGAAACCGCCAAAGCCCTGATTGCCAAGCACGGCAAAGCCTGA
- a CDS encoding fumarylacetoacetate hydrolase family protein: MSYVFNPAPVASVPVVGKTERFPVHRIYCVGRNYEEHAKEMGFTGREPPFFFLKPADAIVAVNAGETGSMAYPSLTSNLHHEIELVVAIGTGGKNIKAADAHKHIFGYAVGLDMTRRDLQNEMKKQGRPWCIGKAFEQSAPIGPITPAAQAGDVANAEIYVQVNGQDRQRSQVSKLIWNIGETIEHLSAAWELQPGDLIYTGTPEGVAAVVAGDTLVGGVAGLQTLTVRITPA; this comes from the coding sequence ATGAGCTACGTTTTCAATCCCGCGCCCGTTGCGTCCGTGCCCGTGGTGGGCAAGACGGAACGGTTCCCGGTGCACCGCATCTACTGCGTGGGCCGCAACTACGAGGAACACGCCAAGGAAATGGGCTTCACCGGCCGCGAACCGCCCTTTTTCTTCCTCAAGCCCGCGGATGCCATCGTCGCCGTCAACGCGGGCGAGACCGGCAGCATGGCCTACCCCAGCCTCACCAGCAACCTGCACCATGAGATTGAACTGGTGGTGGCCATTGGCACCGGCGGAAAGAACATCAAGGCCGCCGACGCGCACAAGCACATCTTTGGCTATGCCGTGGGCCTGGACATGACCCGCCGCGACCTGCAGAACGAAATGAAGAAGCAGGGCCGGCCCTGGTGCATCGGCAAGGCCTTTGAACAGTCGGCGCCCATCGGGCCCATCACGCCCGCCGCGCAGGCCGGCGATGTGGCGAATGCAGAGATCTACGTGCAGGTCAACGGCCAGGACCGCCAGCGCAGCCAGGTGTCCAAGCTGATCTGGAACATCGGCGAGACCATCGAGCACCTGTCGGCCGCGTGGGAACTGCAGCCTGGCGACCTGATCTACACGGGCACCCCCGAGGGCGTGGCCGCGGTGGTGGCTGGCGACACGCTGGTGGGTGGCGTGGCCGGCCTGCAGACCTTGACCGTTCGCATCACGCCGGCCTGA
- a CDS encoding adenylate/guanylate cyclase domain-containing protein yields the protein MTTVVFADLVGSTGIFERLGDATASRFVTQLTTALSKTFEEHHGRVVKLLGDGLFVVFPTEGDALAACIAIQARLQDKPVFPGGPGLGPVQMQMGVESGDVVEIDGDCFGDAVNSAARLADLAGADQILTTQRVRDALAALQQLQLRSLGPMYLRGRTGATEVFRVDWREDRDADATIMGVSMVKVARDAHLEISAAGQVLGLKARGEKITIGRATTASLSLNDSRVSRVHATVEWRGGQFVLGDASSFGTWVYMGNQSEPVVLRRTECYLVGSGQIALGCERDAEAAPLVSFSVTS from the coding sequence GTGACGACCGTTGTTTTTGCCGACCTTGTAGGCAGTACCGGAATCTTCGAGCGTCTGGGCGACGCTACCGCCTCGCGCTTTGTCACGCAACTCACCACCGCCCTCAGCAAGACTTTTGAAGAACACCACGGGCGCGTGGTCAAACTGCTGGGCGATGGCCTGTTTGTCGTCTTTCCCACCGAGGGCGATGCCCTGGCAGCCTGCATCGCCATTCAGGCGCGCTTGCAGGACAAGCCGGTTTTCCCCGGGGGGCCGGGGCTGGGCCCGGTGCAGATGCAGATGGGCGTTGAGTCTGGTGACGTGGTCGAAATAGACGGGGACTGTTTTGGCGACGCGGTGAACAGCGCGGCCCGGCTCGCTGACCTGGCTGGAGCCGACCAGATTCTGACCACGCAGCGTGTGCGCGACGCGCTCGCGGCGCTGCAGCAACTGCAATTGCGCAGCCTGGGGCCCATGTACCTGCGTGGCAGGACCGGCGCGACAGAGGTGTTTCGCGTTGACTGGCGTGAGGACCGGGATGCTGATGCCACCATCATGGGGGTATCCATGGTCAAGGTGGCCCGCGACGCCCACCTTGAGATCTCGGCCGCCGGCCAGGTTCTGGGGCTGAAGGCAAGGGGCGAAAAAATCACGATTGGTCGCGCGACCACCGCTTCGCTGTCGCTCAACGATTCACGCGTCTCGCGCGTGCATGCCACGGTCGAATGGCGCGGCGGGCAATTTGTGCTGGGGGATGCCTCCAGTTTCGGCACCTGGGTCTACATGGGCAACCAGAGCGAACCGGTGGTGCTGCGCCGCACGGAGTGCTATCTGGTGGGGAGCGGGCAGATCGCGCTTGGCTGCGAGCGCGATGCCGAGGCCGCGCCACTCGTCTCGTTTTCGGTCACGAGCTGA
- a CDS encoding serine/threonine protein kinase, translating to MSLKKLGRYDLIRVLGKGAMGIVYEGRDPNLDRRVAIKTVKVENLSEAAAAEYEARFRTEARSAARLQHPNIVSVYDSDRDGDIAFLVMEFIQGDDLKHHIDHGVRYSLEQSLKIIRDLLSALDYAHKQGIVHRDIKPANLLLEPGGRVKLTDFGVARIQDSGEATRTQGSMVGTLKYMSPEQVQGQKIDSRADLFSVGVVLYQLLTDKRPFDGDNDFSIIHQIIGHTPQPPSAYNGRLPAAIDAVVARALAKDREERFATARDFAVALQSAIRRAEDATVVPPADPFKKPADERAGATGSRGTVGSAATSGTSATSGTSGSAATVTQELELVYWKDIKDSTDPEEIEVFLAKFPSGIYGELARKRLSRLRTVSSPDQTVLAGVTAPGVPLSDPDMDATRLLPEPPPPAAAPSAEGFTRTLVEPRGADAAAAAPEAPPAPQAASPIPATAPVAAAAPSAPAKAGKPAVLMLGGVAALAVAGALAYFMTREAGPPPEAMAGPLAAASAPQDGASTPHAAAASAPVAATATATASEPAVAAKPAPKPVHVANPVRVAKPASAPAPVVVAPAPVQPASAPVRETQAKLATPTTPTPQRNASPNDACKDRIFLAREFCLKEQCDIPAFLNHPVCVQRRAEAKMREDSKIRN from the coding sequence GTGAGTCTCAAGAAGCTTGGCCGATACGATCTGATCCGCGTGCTTGGCAAAGGCGCGATGGGCATTGTCTACGAAGGCCGCGACCCGAATCTGGACCGGCGCGTCGCCATCAAGACCGTCAAGGTCGAGAACCTGTCCGAAGCCGCCGCGGCGGAATACGAGGCCCGCTTCCGGACCGAGGCACGATCGGCCGCGCGGCTGCAGCATCCCAACATCGTCAGCGTCTACGACTCGGATCGCGACGGCGACATCGCTTTCCTGGTCATGGAGTTCATTCAGGGCGACGATCTCAAGCACCACATTGATCACGGCGTTCGGTATTCGCTCGAGCAGTCCCTCAAGATCATCCGCGACCTGCTTTCGGCGCTCGACTATGCCCACAAGCAGGGCATCGTGCACCGGGACATCAAGCCCGCCAACCTGCTGCTCGAGCCGGGCGGCCGGGTCAAGCTGACCGATTTCGGCGTGGCCCGCATCCAGGATTCCGGCGAAGCCACGCGCACCCAGGGCAGCATGGTGGGCACGCTCAAGTACATGTCACCCGAGCAGGTTCAGGGCCAGAAGATCGACTCGCGCGCCGACCTGTTCTCGGTTGGCGTGGTGCTGTACCAACTGCTCACCGACAAGCGCCCCTTTGACGGGGACAACGATTTCTCGATCATTCACCAGATCATTGGCCACACGCCTCAGCCGCCCAGTGCCTACAACGGGCGGTTGCCCGCCGCGATAGATGCCGTGGTGGCGCGAGCCCTCGCCAAGGACCGCGAGGAGCGCTTCGCCACCGCCCGGGACTTCGCCGTGGCCCTGCAATCCGCCATCCGCCGGGCCGAAGACGCCACGGTGGTGCCGCCGGCGGACCCGTTCAAGAAGCCCGCGGATGAACGTGCGGGCGCCACGGGCTCCCGGGGCACCGTCGGGAGTGCTGCCACCTCCGGCACGTCGGCCACTTCGGGCACCAGCGGCTCCGCGGCCACGGTGACTCAGGAGCTGGAGCTGGTCTACTGGAAGGACATCAAGGACTCCACCGATCCCGAAGAGATCGAGGTGTTTCTCGCCAAGTTTCCCTCGGGCATTTACGGCGAACTGGCGCGCAAGCGTTTGAGCCGGCTGCGCACGGTTTCGTCGCCCGACCAGACGGTGCTCGCGGGCGTCACCGCACCGGGTGTCCCGTTGTCCGACCCGGACATGGACGCGACCCGTTTGCTGCCCGAGCCGCCACCTCCCGCCGCTGCGCCGTCAGCCGAGGGCTTCACGCGGACGCTCGTGGAGCCGCGTGGCGCAGATGCCGCCGCTGCGGCGCCTGAAGCGCCACCAGCGCCCCAGGCTGCTTCACCCATCCCTGCCACGGCCCCGGTTGCTGCGGCCGCACCGTCCGCGCCGGCAAAAGCAGGCAAGCCTGCCGTGCTGATGCTGGGAGGTGTCGCGGCCTTGGCCGTGGCGGGTGCATTGGCCTATTTCATGACCCGCGAAGCCGGGCCACCGCCCGAGGCCATGGCCGGGCCGTTGGCTGCGGCGTCCGCGCCCCAGGACGGCGCTTCCACCCCCCACGCGGCTGCCGCTTCGGCGCCTGTTGCGGCGACAGCGACGGCCACGGCGAGTGAACCTGCCGTTGCAGCCAAACCAGCGCCCAAGCCCGTGCATGTGGCCAATCCGGTTCGCGTGGCCAAGCCGGCTTCGGCGCCTGCGCCCGTGGTCGTGGCGCCCGCGCCGGTGCAACCGGCTTCCGCCCCGGTCCGAGAAACCCAGGCCAAGCTCGCCACGCCCACAACGCCCACGCCCCAGCGCAACGCAAGCCCGAATGACGCCTGCAAGGACCGAATCTTCCTGGCGCGCGAGTTCTGCCTGAAGGAGCAGTGCGACATTCCGGCCTTTTTGAACCACCCGGTGTGCGTCCAGCGCCGCGCGGAAGCCAAGATGCGCGAGGACAGCAAGATCCGCAACTGA
- a CDS encoding FHA domain-containing protein, with the protein MAVELRTTGPGLDDLRMLAPEHGEVILGRDADCDICLPDPRRNVSRRHLAIWCVGDELHFRVLSVVNGVELPGGVAPPGALGVLPAGQALRLGDYRLVCLPRVAPVDEDPWAALDRGASAFGASPSMLEPAFRPTVAQMPVTDPDEDPFGDWGFESTMGPGSRAGRGLSPGQPGQGATDLSGFFRGLGLDPSTVGPLSHGELEDLGKVVRLAITALLDLHETRADLKRELNAEDRTMMAVKNNNPLKADWPLDVRLRYLAGGRSATAGFIAPQRALAELVSELQAHDIAAGVGARAVVEGALRELSPAALKKVLSGGPRLFESARLWEAYVRHHEQQGADMGAWLQRLFDRFFADAYLRETQRLQRERATRPR; encoded by the coding sequence ATGGCGGTTGAACTTCGCACCACCGGCCCCGGACTTGACGACCTGCGGATGCTTGCGCCGGAGCACGGCGAAGTGATCCTGGGCCGCGACGCCGACTGCGACATTTGCCTTCCCGATCCCCGGCGCAATGTGTCCAGGCGGCACCTGGCCATCTGGTGCGTGGGGGACGAACTCCATTTCCGCGTGCTGTCCGTGGTGAATGGCGTGGAACTGCCCGGTGGGGTGGCACCCCCGGGTGCCCTGGGGGTCCTGCCTGCGGGACAGGCGCTCAGGCTGGGCGACTATCGACTGGTCTGCCTGCCGAGGGTCGCTCCGGTGGATGAAGACCCCTGGGCTGCTCTGGATCGCGGGGCCTCCGCTTTTGGCGCTTCGCCGTCCATGCTCGAACCTGCGTTCCGGCCCACCGTTGCGCAAATGCCGGTGACTGACCCTGACGAGGACCCCTTTGGTGACTGGGGTTTCGAATCCACCATGGGACCGGGTTCGCGGGCGGGTCGCGGCCTGAGCCCGGGCCAGCCGGGGCAGGGCGCCACCGATCTGTCGGGGTTCTTCCGCGGGCTGGGCCTGGACCCTTCCACGGTCGGTCCCTTGAGTCACGGCGAACTGGAGGACCTTGGCAAGGTGGTGCGACTTGCCATCACCGCGCTGCTCGATCTGCATGAGACACGCGCCGATCTCAAACGCGAACTCAACGCCGAGGATCGGACCATGATGGCGGTGAAAAACAACAACCCGCTGAAGGCCGACTGGCCGCTGGACGTTCGCCTGCGTTATCTGGCAGGTGGTCGCAGCGCCACGGCGGGCTTTATCGCGCCCCAGCGGGCACTCGCGGAACTGGTGTCCGAACTGCAGGCCCACGACATTGCCGCGGGCGTCGGCGCGCGCGCCGTGGTGGAGGGCGCGCTGCGTGAACTGTCACCCGCGGCCCTGAAGAAGGTCCTGTCGGGCGGTCCGCGGCTCTTCGAAAGCGCCCGCTTGTGGGAGGCGTATGTCCGGCATCATGAGCAGCAGGGCGCTGACATGGGGGCCTGGCTGCAACGGCTGTTTGACCGTTTTTTCGCCGACGCGTACCTGCGGGAAACCCAGCGGCTGCAGCGCGAGCGCGCCACCCGGCCGCGATAG
- a CDS encoding NUDIX hydrolase, with amino-acid sequence MLRSPIKHCKNCGTAVGYRVPDDGDTKPRAVCPSCHTIHYENPLNVVGTVPVWDNKVLLCKRNIEPRWGKWTLPAGFMELDETTAQGAARETDEEAGARFELEGLFTVLNVPRVGQVHMFYRARLLSDQFAPGHETIEARLFAEDEIPWEEIAFRTVRETLICYFADRRKGGDFPVHDIDVV; translated from the coding sequence ATGCTTCGCAGCCCCATCAAACACTGCAAGAACTGCGGCACGGCCGTCGGTTACCGGGTTCCCGACGACGGCGACACCAAACCCCGCGCCGTCTGCCCCTCCTGCCACACCATTCACTACGAGAACCCGCTGAACGTGGTGGGCACCGTGCCCGTGTGGGACAACAAGGTGCTGTTGTGCAAGCGCAATATTGAACCCCGCTGGGGCAAATGGACCCTGCCGGCGGGCTTCATGGAACTGGATGAAACCACGGCGCAAGGCGCGGCGCGCGAGACCGACGAGGAAGCCGGTGCCCGGTTCGAACTCGAGGGCCTGTTCACCGTCCTGAATGTGCCGCGCGTCGGGCAGGTTCACATGTTTTACCGGGCCCGCCTGCTCAGCGACCAGTTCGCGCCCGGCCATGAAACGATCGAGGCGCGCCTGTTTGCCGAGGACGAGATTCCGTGGGAAGAGATCGCGTTCCGGACGGTGCGCGAAACGCTGATCTGCTACTTTGCCGATCGCCGCAAGGGCGGCGATTTTCCGGTGCACGACATCGACGTGGTCTGA
- a CDS encoding FAD-dependent oxidoreductase: protein MSLTPTLTEPSRETPVFGEYDVVVLGGGPAGMAAAVAAARAGRSTLLIERYGFLGGMGTAAGVTNFCGLHANVHGDIRQVVHGVADDLLARIDRLGGLNAPHNLFGKTVAQAYDTAAYKIAADDLLLSAGVQVLFHALAAGVVMASPRQVQALLVETKSGRLAVIGRSFIDCSGDGDLAAWAGAPYEKGDGAGNMLYPSTMFRINGIDPARAGEAWKTIPELMLQAEAAGRYRFPRKTPIIRPQKSGIEWRVNLTQLANAQGNAMDGTSATELSEAEMLGRRQIASVAGFLREVPGFEQSYIVDIAPQVGIRETRRVTGHYLLTESDVLDCASFDDTIGVNGWPLELHLKGDVEFRWPRIPESRGFNHLPYRMTVPQGLDNLWVAGRCASMSHEAQSAARVTGACFVMGQAAGTAADLALGTGCAAAEVATGALQARLTAGGAYLGTNW from the coding sequence ATGTCCCTGACCCCCACCCTGACCGAGCCCAGCCGAGAAACCCCTGTCTTTGGCGAGTACGACGTGGTCGTTCTGGGCGGCGGCCCGGCCGGCATGGCGGCGGCCGTGGCGGCGGCGCGCGCCGGCCGCTCCACCCTGCTGATCGAGCGCTATGGCTTTCTGGGCGGCATGGGCACGGCCGCGGGCGTAACCAACTTCTGTGGCCTGCATGCCAATGTGCATGGCGACATCCGCCAGGTGGTGCATGGCGTGGCCGACGACCTGCTGGCCCGCATTGACCGGCTGGGCGGCCTGAACGCGCCGCACAACCTGTTTGGCAAGACGGTGGCGCAGGCCTATGACACGGCGGCCTACAAGATCGCCGCCGACGACCTGCTGCTGTCGGCCGGGGTGCAGGTGCTGTTCCACGCGCTCGCGGCGGGGGTGGTCATGGCCTCGCCCCGCCAGGTGCAGGCGCTGCTGGTGGAAACCAAGTCGGGGCGCCTGGCCGTGATCGGCCGCAGCTTCATCGACTGCTCGGGCGACGGCGACCTGGCCGCTTGGGCCGGTGCCCCGTATGAAAAAGGCGATGGCGCGGGCAACATGCTGTACCCGTCCACCATGTTCCGCATCAACGGCATCGACCCGGCACGGGCCGGCGAAGCCTGGAAGACCATCCCCGAGCTGATGCTCCAGGCCGAGGCGGCGGGCCGCTACCGGTTCCCGCGCAAGACGCCCATCATCCGGCCGCAAAAGAGCGGCATCGAGTGGCGCGTCAACCTGACCCAGCTGGCCAATGCCCAAGGCAACGCCATGGACGGTACCAGCGCCACGGAGCTCAGCGAGGCCGAGATGCTGGGCCGGCGGCAGATCGCCAGCGTGGCCGGCTTCCTGCGGGAAGTGCCTGGCTTTGAGCAGTCGTACATCGTGGACATTGCCCCCCAGGTCGGCATCCGTGAAACCCGGCGGGTGACCGGGCACTACCTGCTGACCGAGTCCGACGTGCTGGACTGCGCGAGTTTTGACGACACCATCGGCGTCAACGGCTGGCCGCTGGAGCTGCACCTGAAGGGCGACGTGGAATTCCGCTGGCCCCGGATTCCCGAGAGCCGGGGTTTCAACCACCTGCCCTACCGCATGACGGTGCCACAGGGCCTGGACAACCTCTGGGTGGCCGGGCGCTGCGCCTCCATGAGCCACGAAGCCCAATCGGCCGCGCGCGTGACCGGCGCCTGCTTTGTGATGGGCCAGGCGGCCGGCACCGCAGCCGACCTGGCGCTGGGCACGGGATGCGCAGCCGCCGAGGTTGCCACCGGGGCCCTGCAAGCCCGGTTGACCGCCGGTGGCGCCTACCTTGGCACCAACTGGTAG
- a CDS encoding 3-hydroxybenzoate 6-monooxygenase — translation MAQTLPILIAGGGIGGLAAACVLARDGHAVTVLEQASTFGEIGAGIQLGPNIFRMFDHLGLTEAVSRVAYFPPGLGMNDVRTGERVVRVPLGDVARAAYGFPYGVIYRADLHQVFLDACAALPQVTLRTGSKVESFTQTASQVRITLQGGEVLEGTALVGADGMWSRVREAVVGDGKPRVSGHIAYRAVLRREDVPAHLWSDDVLLWGGEKTHLVHYPLRRGELFNLVAVFHSNKYDEGWNTFGDTAELNERFAGAVPQVRELLGKIETWKMWVLCDREPVKNWTDRRVTLLGDAAHPMLQYLAQGAGQAIEDAVVLREALRHTRGDVPAAFQAYQQARYLRTGRVQLTARFYGDIYHASGVQRELRNQMFQSGTESAGFAGLKWMYDGIDLAQLFA, via the coding sequence ATGGCGCAGACGCTTCCCATCCTGATCGCCGGCGGCGGCATTGGTGGCCTTGCCGCGGCCTGCGTGCTGGCGCGCGACGGCCATGCGGTGACCGTGCTGGAGCAGGCCTCGACGTTCGGCGAGATCGGCGCGGGCATCCAGCTGGGGCCCAACATCTTCCGCATGTTTGATCACCTGGGCCTGACCGAGGCCGTCTCGCGGGTGGCCTATTTCCCCCCCGGGCTGGGCATGAACGACGTGCGCACGGGCGAACGGGTGGTCCGGGTGCCGCTGGGCGACGTGGCGCGCGCCGCCTACGGTTTTCCATATGGCGTGATCTACCGCGCCGACCTGCACCAGGTGTTTCTGGACGCCTGCGCCGCCCTGCCCCAGGTCACGCTGCGCACCGGCAGCAAGGTCGAGTCGTTCACGCAAACCGCGTCGCAGGTGCGCATCACGCTGCAAGGCGGCGAGGTCCTTGAGGGCACGGCCCTGGTCGGCGCCGATGGCATGTGGAGCCGCGTGCGAGAAGCCGTGGTGGGCGACGGCAAGCCCCGCGTCTCGGGCCACATCGCCTACCGCGCCGTGCTCCGGCGCGAGGACGTGCCAGCCCATCTGTGGAGCGACGACGTGCTGCTGTGGGGCGGCGAAAAAACCCATCTGGTGCACTACCCCTTGCGCCGGGGCGAGCTGTTCAACCTGGTGGCGGTGTTCCACAGCAACAAGTACGACGAGGGCTGGAACACCTTTGGCGACACGGCCGAGCTCAATGAACGGTTTGCCGGGGCCGTGCCCCAGGTGCGCGAGCTGCTGGGCAAGATCGAGACCTGGAAGATGTGGGTGCTGTGCGACCGCGAACCCGTGAAGAACTGGACCGACCGGCGCGTCACCCTGCTGGGCGATGCCGCCCACCCCATGCTGCAGTACCTGGCGCAGGGGGCCGGCCAGGCCATTGAAGACGCCGTGGTGCTGCGCGAAGCACTGCGCCACACGCGTGGCGATGTGCCGGCCGCGTTTCAGGCCTACCAGCAGGCGCGCTACCTGCGCACGGGCCGGGTCCAGCTGACGGCACGTTTTTACGGCGACATCTACCATGCGTCGGGTGTGCAGCGCGAGCTGCGCAACCAGATGTTCCAAAGCGGCACCGAGTCGGCCGGTTTTGCCGGCCTCAAATGGATGTACGACGGCATTGACCTGGCCCAACTGTTTGCCTGA
- a CDS encoding MerR family transcriptional regulator has translation MEKALPPIPAKRYFTIGEVSDLCGVKPHVLRYWEQEFTQLRPMKRRGNRRYYQHHEVLMIRRIRDLLYDQGFTISGARNKLQELVQVERDKRKAGEVMLEGVEVIEVDDSSFDDFDDSIGDEDTSAASQKLLLVRRELFEIRELLSSTY, from the coding sequence ATGGAGAAAGCCCTCCCACCCATACCTGCCAAGCGCTATTTCACCATTGGTGAGGTCAGCGACCTGTGCGGCGTCAAGCCGCACGTGCTACGGTATTGGGAGCAGGAATTCACGCAGCTGCGGCCCATGAAGCGGCGCGGCAACCGCCGCTACTACCAGCACCATGAAGTCCTGATGATCCGGCGCATCCGCGACCTGCTCTATGACCAGGGTTTCACCATCAGCGGCGCGCGCAACAAACTCCAGGAACTGGTTCAGGTTGAGCGCGACAAGCGCAAGGCGGGCGAGGTCATGCTCGAAGGCGTGGAAGTCATCGAAGTCGATGACTCGTCCTTTGATGACTTCGACGACAGCATTGGCGATGAAGACACCAGCGCCGCGTCTCAAAAGCTGCTCCTTGTGCGCCGTGAATTGTTCGAGATCCGCGAACTCCTTTCCTCAACCTACTGA